A window from Carassius carassius chromosome 40, fCarCar2.1, whole genome shotgun sequence encodes these proteins:
- the LOC132122009 gene encoding protocadherin-15-like has product MFSVKSIFVSLCGYAESRTKRCVLKDGDQQRLISSFASRAITAHQLSTANGVLLNHLPKSESNITFLSDENPLTTTNPLYHDDGTLSSPEHQNQRYHLGMYSPNMRGLSKSILRFPSTDSGHAWTLPSRLHKCETNEALQSRRVAMYPVQWELQLLKSDLKDSKEMIDGFDGFVDEDTEPKLTVKEQAWQFEQQALQDIRQRQGQDSLGSLSSEIILSVFETPQSSVMGHNSRPPAIIITQSDGTPPPSNKPTPPVLRKFSRITTYPNEESYEVNVEIIPDPPDVPAPQPPPPPPPPPSSPPPPPSSPPPQSIPVPRSPPDPPHPTPPPPPPPLPPPLSPTFSRSIPPSPFVLPPLPSVTSLRAVSLRPTPPPPPPESELPKRELKGILKNIQNIADIEKSIANMHSQIDKKQRPPKILPKPKVSVEPEGGVSEVEPVQEIPAPEPNPNMNSLVEELEKRFPSQSTIL; this is encoded by the coding sequence atgttctctgttaaGTCGATCTTTGTCTCTCTTTGCGGTTATGCTGAAAGCAGAACTAAGAGGTGTGTTCTGAAGGACGGCGATCAGCAGCGTCTCATTAGCTCATTTGCCTCCCGTGCCATCACTGCTCATCAGCTGTCCACCGCTAATGGAGTCCTGCTTAACCACTTGCCTAAGTCAGAAAGCAACATTACCTTCCTTTCTGATGAGAACCCTCTTACTACAACCAACCCCCTGTACCATGATGATGGCACCCTCAGCAGCCCTGAGCACCAAAATCAGAGGTACCACCTGGGCATGTATTCACCCAACATGAGAGGTCTGAGCAAGTCCATCCTGCGCTTCCCATCTACAGACTCAGGACATGCCTGGACTTTACCTTCTAGGTTGCACAAGTGTGAGACCAATGAAGCCCTACAGAGTAGAAGGGTGGCAATGTATCCAGTTCAGTGGGAGCTGCAACTGCTGAAGTCTGACCTTAAGGACAGTAAGGAGATGATTGATGGATTTGATGGGTTTGTAGATGAAGATACAGAGCCCAAATTGACAGTAAAAGAGCAGGCATGGCAGTTTGAGCAGCAGGCCTTGCAGGACATAAGGCAGAGGCAAGGCCAGGACTCTCTTGGGTCTCTCTCTTCCGAAATTATTCTCTCTGTTTTTGAGACCCCACAGTCTTCAGTCATGGGACATAACAGCAGACCCCCAGCAATAATCATTACCCAGAGTGACGGAACGCCTCCGCCTAGTAACAAGCCCACTCCACCAGTGCTGCGGAAGTTCAGCAGAATAACCACCTATCCCAATGAGGAGTCTTACGAGGTCAATGTGGAGATCATCCCAGACCCACCAGATGTTCCTGCTCCACAACCTCCaccacctccacctccacctcccTCCAGTCCCCCTCCACCTCCTTCCAGTCCTCCACCCCAATCCATACCTGTCCCTCGATCCCCACCAGACCCTCCCCATCCAacccctccacctcctcctcctcctctcccacCTCCCTTATCTCCAACCTTTTCCCGTTCCATACCTCCTTCTCCATTTGTCCTTCCTCCTCTTCCCTCAGTCACATCCCTTCGAGCAGTGTCCTTGCGGCCCACACCACCTCCACCACCGCCTGAGTCTGAGCTTCCCAAAAGGGAACTCAAAGGGATCCTTAAAAACATCCAGAACATAGCTGACATAGAAAAATCCATTGCCAACATGCACAGTCAAATAGATAAAAAGCAGCGCCCACCAAAGATTCTCCCCAAACCAAAAGTGTCTGTCGAACCAGAGGGTGGTGTGTCAGAGGTGGAGCCTGTACAAGAAATACCAGCACCAGAGCCCAATCCAAACATGAACTCACTAGTGGAGGAGCTGGAGAAACGCTTTCCTTCTCAGTCCACTATCCTGTGA